The following coding sequences are from one Musa acuminata AAA Group cultivar baxijiao chromosome BXJ2-4, Cavendish_Baxijiao_AAA, whole genome shotgun sequence window:
- the LOC103981254 gene encoding mitogen-activated protein kinase homolog MMK2 isoform X2: MDSAPAAAPHGEGPIKGFPTHGGRYVQYNVYGNLFEVTAKYVPPLRPIGRGAYGIVWNKKELFLDLFSSAAVNSQTREEVAIKKIGNAFDNRIDAKRTLREIKLLRHMDHENVIAIKDIIRPPRRENFNDVYIVYELMDTDLHQIIRSNQPLTDDHCQFFLYQLLRGLKYVHSANVLHRDLKPSNLLLNANCDLKIGDFGLARTTSETDFMTEYVVTRWYRAPELLLNCSEYTASIDIWSVGCILGEIVTREPLFPGKDYVHQLRLITELIGSPDDSSLGFLRSDNARRYVRQLPQYPKQEFCARFPTMSIGAIDLLEKMLVFDPSKRITVNEALQHPYLASLHDINDEPFSPAPFSFDFEHPSYTEEDIKELIWRESLKFNPDPVC, encoded by the exons ATGGATTCCGCGCCCGCTGCCGCCCCCCATGGGGAGGGGCCGATCAAGGGCTTCCCGACGCATGGCGGCCGGTACGTGCAGTACAACGTGTACGGCAACCTCTTCGAGGTCACCGCCAAGTACGTCCCCCCGCTCCGCCCCATCGGCCGCGGCGCCTACGGCATCGTCTG GAATAAAAAGGAATTATTTCTCGATCTTTTTTCTAGTGCTGCAGTGAATTCTCAGACACGTGAAGAGGTTGCAATAAAGAAGATTGGCAATGCATTTGATAACAGAATTGATGCCAAAAGAACCTTACGGGAAATAAAACTTCTTCGCCACATGGATCATGAGAAT GTTATTGCAATTAAGGATATCATACGCCCTCCAAGAAGAGAAAACTTCAATGACGTCTACATTGTTTACGAGTTAATGGATACCGATCTTCATCAGATAATACGCTCCAACCAACCATTGACAGATGACCATTGCCAG TTCTTTCTTTATCAATTACTTCGAGGGCTGAAATATGTGCACTCGGCAAATGTCCTGCACCGTGATCTCAAGCCTAGCAATTTGCTCCTGAATGCAAATTGCGACCTTAAAATTGGAGATTTTGGATTGGCAAGAACAACATCTGAGACAGATTTCATGACTGAATATGTTGTCACTCGTTGGTACCGAGCACCTGAACTACTCCTTAACTGTTCAGAGTACACTGCTTCTATTGACATCTGGTCGGTGGGGTGCATACTCGGTGAAATTGTGACCAGAGAACCATTATTTCCTGGAAAAGATTATGTCCATCAGTTGAGGCTGATAACCGAG CTAATAGGGTCACCGGATGACTCAAGCCTTGGATTTCTCCGAAGTGACAATGCCCGTAGATATGTGAGGCAACTTCCTCAATACCCGAAGCAAGAGTTTTGTGCTAGGTTTCCCACCATGTCCATTGGAGCCATTGATTTACTAGAAAAAATGCTTGTATTTGATCCGAGCAAGAGAATAACAG TTAATGAAGCTCTACAACATCCATACTTGGCATCTCTCCATGACATCAATGATGAACCATTTAGCCCAGCCCCATTCAGCTTTGATTTTGAACATCCATCATATAccgaagaggacatcaaagaacttATTTGGAGAGAATCATTGAAGTTCAACCCAGATCCCGTGTGCTAG
- the LOC103981254 gene encoding mitogen-activated protein kinase 2 isoform X1: MDSAPAAAPHGEGPIKGFPTHGGRYVQYNVYGNLFEVTAKYVPPLRPIGRGAYGIVCAAVNSQTREEVAIKKIGNAFDNRIDAKRTLREIKLLRHMDHENVIAIKDIIRPPRRENFNDVYIVYELMDTDLHQIIRSNQPLTDDHCQFFLYQLLRGLKYVHSANVLHRDLKPSNLLLNANCDLKIGDFGLARTTSETDFMTEYVVTRWYRAPELLLNCSEYTASIDIWSVGCILGEIVTREPLFPGKDYVHQLRLITELIGSPDDSSLGFLRSDNARRYVRQLPQYPKQEFCARFPTMSIGAIDLLEKMLVFDPSKRITVNEALQHPYLASLHDINDEPFSPAPFSFDFEHPSYTEEDIKELIWRESLKFNPDPVC; encoded by the exons ATGGATTCCGCGCCCGCTGCCGCCCCCCATGGGGAGGGGCCGATCAAGGGCTTCCCGACGCATGGCGGCCGGTACGTGCAGTACAACGTGTACGGCAACCTCTTCGAGGTCACCGCCAAGTACGTCCCCCCGCTCCGCCCCATCGGCCGCGGCGCCTACGGCATCGTCTG TGCTGCAGTGAATTCTCAGACACGTGAAGAGGTTGCAATAAAGAAGATTGGCAATGCATTTGATAACAGAATTGATGCCAAAAGAACCTTACGGGAAATAAAACTTCTTCGCCACATGGATCATGAGAAT GTTATTGCAATTAAGGATATCATACGCCCTCCAAGAAGAGAAAACTTCAATGACGTCTACATTGTTTACGAGTTAATGGATACCGATCTTCATCAGATAATACGCTCCAACCAACCATTGACAGATGACCATTGCCAG TTCTTTCTTTATCAATTACTTCGAGGGCTGAAATATGTGCACTCGGCAAATGTCCTGCACCGTGATCTCAAGCCTAGCAATTTGCTCCTGAATGCAAATTGCGACCTTAAAATTGGAGATTTTGGATTGGCAAGAACAACATCTGAGACAGATTTCATGACTGAATATGTTGTCACTCGTTGGTACCGAGCACCTGAACTACTCCTTAACTGTTCAGAGTACACTGCTTCTATTGACATCTGGTCGGTGGGGTGCATACTCGGTGAAATTGTGACCAGAGAACCATTATTTCCTGGAAAAGATTATGTCCATCAGTTGAGGCTGATAACCGAG CTAATAGGGTCACCGGATGACTCAAGCCTTGGATTTCTCCGAAGTGACAATGCCCGTAGATATGTGAGGCAACTTCCTCAATACCCGAAGCAAGAGTTTTGTGCTAGGTTTCCCACCATGTCCATTGGAGCCATTGATTTACTAGAAAAAATGCTTGTATTTGATCCGAGCAAGAGAATAACAG TTAATGAAGCTCTACAACATCCATACTTGGCATCTCTCCATGACATCAATGATGAACCATTTAGCCCAGCCCCATTCAGCTTTGATTTTGAACATCCATCATATAccgaagaggacatcaaagaacttATTTGGAGAGAATCATTGAAGTTCAACCCAGATCCCGTGTGCTAG
- the LOC135609899 gene encoding homeobox protein BEL1 homolog: protein MAHESQYSQFLLGINPLTQSLEHNHDLLGMLEISSRQQTSHFTGDFVHRDLPEPSSRRFLVPAAEMATAASAWPVADGKLCLPLFNVKPSDAFGVLESLQHSVSGDSLQLRAAEQQQLMQEREGLAAPPPPPFYSHNSKYVKPAQELLGELCSLGGEWNSQERSEKASHKKKREPSSSSSSSSWQQSLCAMNHLELHNLKIKLLSMLEEVGRRYRKYGEQMEGVVSSFESIAGEGSATVYLTLASTAMSKHFKRLKDGIAGQINAVRRAMGEKDPSAPAMTRGETPRLKLLDQCMRQQKALQQGMAQQLPWRPQRGLPEHSVSILRAWLFEHFLHPYPSDVDKIILARQTGLTRSQVSNWFINARVRIWKPMVEDMYAEETMELDGHSNSPTTGHQHSNNQNPKPNSTLERKPLPVQLLDDSESLSSLINSSHHDDQNHSFSSKTLLRQSQQQHQHHQQITGAENFSVVDFDFSSGSYASDNLRSSVSLTLGLQQQSKGGMSSTFSAASQQPLLFARQHAGHGQYVGFSMVDGEEDQPLPYRNLMGIQMLHD, encoded by the exons ATGGCTCATGAATCCCAGTACAGCCAGTTCTTGCTGGGGATCAACCCCTTGACGCAGAGCTTGGAGCACAACCATGATCTCTTAGGGATGTTGGAGATTTCATCCAGGCAACAGACCTCTCACTTCACCGGCGACTTCGTCCACCGAGATCTCCCCGAACCATCAAGTAGGAGGTTTCTGGTGCCAGCTGCCGAGATGGCAACAGCAGCGAGCGCATGGCCGGTGGCCGACGGGAAGCTTTGCTTGCCGCTGTTCAACGTGAAGCCCTCCGATGCGTTCGGAGTGCTTGAGTCCTTGCAACACAGCGTGTCCGGAGACAGTTTGCAGCTGAGAGCGGCAGAACAGCAGCAGCTGATGCAAGAAAGGGAAGGCTTGgctgcaccaccaccaccaccctttTACTCACACAACTCCAAGTACGTGAAACCAGCACAGGAGCTACTGGGTGAGCTGTGCAGCCTAGGAGGGGAATGGAACTCACAGGAGAGATCCGAGAAAGCAAGCCACAAGAAGAAACGTgaaccttcctcctcctcctcttcttcttcatggCAACAGTCCCTGTGCGCCATGAATCATTTGGAGCTCCATAACTTAAAGATCAAGCTTCTCTCCATGCTAGAAGAG GTGGGGAGAAGGTATAGAAAGTATGGCGAGCAGATGGAAGGTGTGGTCTCGTCGTTCGAGTCGATAGCTGGGGAAGGTTCAGCTACCGTCTACCTAACATTGGCATCGACGGCCATGTCGAAACACTTCAAGCGCCTCAAGGATGGGATTGCTGGCCAGATCAACGCCGTGAGGAGGGCGATGGGAGAGAAGGACCCGAGTGCACCGGCGATGACAAGAGGTGAAACACCGAGGCTGAAGCTGCTCGACCAGTGCATGAGACAACAGAAGGCGCTTCAGCAGGGGATGGCGCAGCAGCTACCATGGCGACCCCAGAGAGGACTCCCCGAGCACTCTGTCTCGATTCTTCGAGCTTGGCTCTTTGAGCACTTCCTCCACCC GTATCCCAGTGATGTTGATAAGATCATATTAGCACGGCAAACTGGATTGACTAGAAGCCAG GTCTCCAACTGGTTCATAAACGCAAGAGTGAGGATATGGAAGCCAATGGTGGAAGATATGTACGCGGAGGAAACGATGGAATTGGACGGCCACTCCAACAGTCCAACCACTGGCCATCAACACAGCAACAAtcaaaaccctaaacctaacTCTACCCTTGAACGGAAGCCACTGCCGGTGCAGCTCCTTGACGACTCCGAATCGCTTTCATCCCTCATCAACAGCAGCCATCACGATGACCAAAACCACTCTTTCAGCAGCAAGACATTACTGCGACAATCTCAGCAGCAGCACCAACACCACCAGCAGATCACCGGAGCCGAGAACTTTAGCGTCGTCGACTTCGACTTCTCCTCTGGCAGCTACGCCAGTGATAACTTGAGGAGCAGTGTGTCACTGACTTTGGGTCTTCAGCAGCAGAGCAAAGGAGGCATGAGCTCAACGTTCTCTGCAGCCTCTCAACAGCCCCTTCTGTTTGCAAGACAGCACGCTGGCCATGGCCAATACGTCGGGTTCTCCATGGTAGATGGGGAGGAGGATCAACCCCTTCCTTACAGGAACTTGATGGGGATCCAAATGCTGCATGACTAA